Genomic segment of Vitis riparia cultivar Riparia Gloire de Montpellier isolate 1030 chromosome 19, EGFV_Vit.rip_1.0, whole genome shotgun sequence:
TGCTAGCTTGAATAGTCTTAGAGCTTGGCTATGATTGGCTCGAACAAATGCAGAGTTGTCTTATATTAGCGACTCCCCTTATGAACCTTAAACCAAAGGacataaaaaaagtaaaaggagaAGGAAGAGAAGGGACTAATAAATGTTATCCTATTAGCAGTGACTTGAAGGAAGGGAGCCAAGTCACTAACTAGAGGAAGGGTCTATGATTGTCGGGTCGTGTTCATGAACCTATAAAGAACTTTTAGAGTTACTTACACTCTTGGAAAAGCACTGAAAGACTGACTTATAACCCCTCACAGAAAAAGGGACTCTGCTTAAAGGAATTTCAGATGGGTCTTTGGACATACTTTGACAACGGGTGACAACTCCTCCAATATGATGCACTAAAATAACCCTGGAGTGTTTAATTATTGAAGTTCCGAATATGataaatctttttatttgttattattcattctaattaaaatatttcattaaaaagcaATTTCACATTCATTGAGCACTGAAAGATTATCATCTTACCCTATCAAGCAAATAATAGTTCAACCTATAAAGTTGCCTGTTAACTCATTTTTCAagaatgataaatttattattgtaaaGAAAAAGTACAAATATATCTCACGTTGCCATTGTCATTCTGTCCATGCGagtgattgatttttttttttcccttgtctTGAATTCATGACTCTCAGTACACAGTTGACTTTTTAGGGTTTCGGATCCCAATtattcttatttgaaaaaggcCCTGATACATTAGCATGTTATTATTTCGTCCCATCTTAGTCAACTTTTTCGAGCTGATCATGTTATCCAATTGAGGGGGTTCCTGATGAGCTAAGGAAGCTGTGGACCCATGAAGATAACAGACAATGAATAGAAGAAAAGACTACTGACAGGTTGGGGAACCACGCGTCGAGACCACAAGGAAACTAACAATGAGTAATTGGGTCTGCTCTCCTGGGTGCCCAAATCCAAACACAGAACATGCTGTAAGAAAGGACCCTTAAAAAGATCTGGGAATTGAAAAGTCGCATTCATTCTGCAAAACCTTgccttgaaaattttaattttttgcttctCTTTTACCACAATCCCGCAAATGGAATGTGTGATTGCATGCCTGAGTTCTGCAGTATCATCGTTTTCTGAACATCTTTGTGGCTTGATCTGCTCCAAAGTTGGGAATCCCTTCACGTTCAAGTCTAATTATAGTCATCTGCAACAGGAGCTGCAACGTCTAAACGATCTGAAATCCACAATGGACAGGGACCACGATGAATCGGTTCCAGGAGTAAATGACTGGTCgagaaatgttgaagaaactGGCTGTAAAGTGAGACCGATGCAAGCAAAGATAGAAGCCAACAAAGAGAGGTGTTGTGGTGGCTTCAAAAATCTCTTTCTGCAAAGCAGGGAAGTGGTAAAGGCACTGAAGGAGGTACGAAGACTTGAGGTACGTGGAAATTGCCTTGCCAATTTGCTGGCTGCCAATCGTCAAGCAAGGGCAGTGGAGCTTATGCCTGTGGAATCAATTGATCATCAGCCAGCAGCATCCAAAAATTTAGCCACAATTATGAATCTGCTGAATGATGATGCAGTTAGAACGATTGGGGTATGGGGTAAGGGAGGAATAGGCAAAACTACTCTGGTTAAGAATTTGAACAACATGCTTAAGGATGCTTCTTCAACTACTCCACCTTTTAGCTTTGTCATATGGATCACCCTCTCCAGGGATTGGGACCTCAAAAGCATCCAGACACAGATTGCTCGGAGATTGAATATGAAGGTGAATACCGAAGACAGCACTGAGAGTCTGGCTGCCAGATTGTGTGAAAGACTGAAGAGGGAAGAAAAGTTTCTCCTCCTTCTGGATGatgtttggaaggaaattgaTTTGGATGCTTTGGGTATTCCCCGACCTGAAGACCACGCGGCTTGTAAAATCATATTGACTACAAGATTTTTAGACGTTTGCCGGGGGATGAAGACTGACAAAGAGATTGCCATTCATGTCCTAAACGATGATGAAGCTTGGAAATTGTTCTGTAAAAATGCAGGGGAGGCAGCCATTTTAGCAGGCGTTGAAACAGTTGCGAGGGCAATAACTAAGGAGTGTGGAGGATTGCCCTTAGCAATAAATGTGATGGGAACATCCATGCGAAAGAAGACTAGTAAACACCTGTGGGAGTATGCATTGAAGGAGCTGCAAAGTTCAGTGCCGCATAACATCTACGGGGTAGAGGATAGGGTTTACAAGCCTTTAAAGTGGAGTTATGATTCCTTGCGAGGTAACATCCAATCTTGCTTTTTGTATTGCTCTTTATATCCTGAGGATTTCTCAATTGATATAGGCGAACTTGTACAATGCTGGCTGGGGGAAGGGCTTTTAGATGTAGATGAACAACAAAGCTATGAGGATATCTACAAAAGTGGAGTTGCTTTAGTTGAAAATCTCCAGGATTGTTGCTTGCTGGAAAATGGTGATGGTGGCAGAAGCCGCACTGTGAAGATTCATGATGTAGTTCGTGATGTAGCTATTTGGATTGCCTCCTCGGATGATAAATGTAAATCTCTGGTTCAATCGGGAATTGGATTGAGCAAAATCCCAGAGTCCAAGTTGACAGAGTCTCTCAAGAGAATTTCTTTCATGGATAATGAATTAACAGCGCTGCCTGATCGTCAGATAGCTTGCCCAGGGGCCTCCACTTTACTTGTACAGAATAATCGCCCCCTTGAGATAGTTCCCGAGGAATTCCTGCTTGGATTTCAATCACTCAGGGTCTTGAATCTAAGTGAAACCCGCATCCAGCGATTGCCTCTCTCCCTCATCCACCTTGGTGAACTTCGTGCCCTTTTATTAAGCAAATGTGTTAGGCTCAATGAACTACCCCCTGTGGGGCGGCTTAGTAAACTACAAGTGCTTGATTGCAGCTACACTAATATCAAGGAATTGCCAGCAGGGCTAGAGCAGCTGAGCAACTTACGGGAGTTAAACTTGTCATGCACTGATGGGTTGAAAACCTTCCGAGCTGGATTGGTATCAAGGTTGTCTAGTTTAGAGATTCTAGACATGAGAGACAGTAGCTATAGATGGTGTCTGAAGACAGAGACAAACGAGGGAAAAGCAACACTTGAGGAGCTAGGATGCCTGGAGCGATTAATTGGTTTAATGGTAGACTTGACTGGCTCCACATATCCCTTTTCGGAATATGCTCCTTGGATGAAACGATTGAAAAGCTTTAGAATTAGTGTATCTGGAGTTCCATGCTATGTTCCATGCTATGTTTGGACAGACCTATTGTTTTTCATGAAGGAAGTATCTGGAGTTCCGTTCATGAATAGTTTTAAGAAAGatggaaattttgaggaaagaGAGGTTCTACTTTCCAGACTGGATCTGTCAGGCAAATTGAGTGGATGGTTGTTAACATATGCGACAATTCTTGTACTGGAATCATGCAAGGGGTTAAATAATCTGTTTGATAGTGTTGGGGTCTTTGTTTATCTCAAGTCACTTTCTATTTCATCTTCCAACGTCAGGTTTAGGCCACCAGGAGGATGCTGTGCCCCAAATGACCTACTTCCAAATCTGGAGGAACTTTACCTCAGTTCTCTCTATTGCCTAGAGAGCATTTCAGAATTAGTCGGGACTCTTGGACTCAAATTCTCAAGGCTAAAAGTAATGAAGGTGCTCGTTTGTCAGAAACTAAAGTATCTTCTCTCTTGTGATGATTTTACTCAACCCTTGGAAAAGCTGgaaataattgatttacaaatgtgTGAAGATTTGAATGATATGTTCATACACAGTTCAGGGCAGACCTCAATGTCAAATCCTGTTGCTCCAAACTTGCGGGAAATACACTTAAAAAGGCTTCCCAAATTGAAGACTTTAAGCAGACAAGAAGAAACATGGCAACATCTAGAGCATATTTATGTGGAAGAGTGTAAAAGTCTGAAGAAGCTACCTCTGAATGAGCAAAGTGCAAATACCTTGAAAGAGATAAGAGGAGACATGGAGTGGTGGAAGCAATTGGAGTGGGGTGATGATGTTACTAGCTCCACTCTCCAGCCTCTTTTCAAAGGTCCAAGCTACTACTAGTTCTGAAGACAACTTGGAGAAGGTGGTTCAAACACAGCTTCTTCTTATGGGGAATAAACCCTGGCATTGATCATGTGAGCTCTCCTGTCACCTAGTACATCACTCTtctatttcatttctttaacgTATATAGTTTATTCTGCAGCATTAAGTGCTGTACATTTCTCCTTCTTACTTCCACTATATCCTTAGCAAAATACTTTAACCATGTTTATAAGGAGTTGATCGCATCCTGACTTATAGAGATCTATAATTAGTTTTCATTACCTCTACATAGTTTGAGCTATAGAAACTTGGAAACTCGAACAAGAAGCTGAGGTATACACTTCTCTTTAACACAATCCTTAGAAGTTATAAACATATGACAAAATtgagattatgtttggttttaagaaattaccaagaaaaaaaaataaaattcaagagtACAATTTTCATACCCAAGCAAGAAAACTTGCCGATTGATGTTTCCTTCATATTCTAACTTGTCAAAGCCAGCCCATTGCACCtttatttcataaaagaaaataaaaaaagagccGGCACCACCACTATCAGCTTCAAGACagaagaactctaaatgaaaaaaaaatctatccaACATGAATTAATAATCAGCAGGAGAATTTAAAGTAGTCCATTGTCCAATAAAAAATTTGCAATGTGTCATCAGCGTGGCCTCTGTTCTTTAGAAAAGGGCTGGAGTTTGGACTGGATATCAATACTATCCCACTCCAATTGGTTGCACCGCTCCAATTCGCCTACTATTTCTTTCGTGGCATCTGCACTTCTCTTACTGAGAGGTAATGTCTTGTGGCTACCACATCCTATCACTACAACATAAGCTAGATGCGGCCATGTCTCCCGTTGTCTGCTTAAACTCTTTAATTTGGGAAGGTTTGTCAACTTTATTCTCTGTAGGCCTGGAACAGTCGGATTGGCAACTGAGTTCGATGCTTGGCTGCATTTGAAGAGGTTAACTCTACCTTGGGACAGGACGAGACCTTGAGGTCTTCCAGGCTCTCTAAGGTTAAACACAATCGATGCATGAGGGGATATCTTGTGGAAGCAAAGTTGATATCTTTGAACGCTGCATCACAAATACGTgaatattaataacaaaaataaagttgGTTTAGTGGCACTCaaccaaaatattaaaaaatgttgctTTATCAATGAAAAATTGCCAATTTTGTGGAAATATTGGACCATTGAAATTTCTCCCCCACTTGTAGTGTTGGAAGCCATAGATGCATGATGTTTTAGTGATCTGGACTATCAAAAAGGTAAACTACGGGATAGAAAGGAATTGTGACTTACATGAATTGGAAGAGGTAAGCTACCAAAGAAGAGCACAGAAGAGAACTAAGTCCTGCCATGATCATGATCAAATATATTGATTCAAAGCTCCATCTCTTTCCTGCCAAATTTAGCCcctttatataaatatataattattcatgttttttttttcttttttttttttttaaggtagaaaaaatgaaacaatgaGATTAAGTAAGTATAAAAGCATGGTGTATGGCGCAGAGGTGCTGataaatttaacttaaactCATCTTAagctattaaatattaagtatcAAGTTGTACCAAGTATCCACGTCGTGTATTCCGGGGTAAAGCAATAACTCAACTTTGAACATCAAATCTAGCTTCAGCTTTACTTAAATTAACCATTGTATCTGTGAATACCACTAAGATAAGGTGAAGATGAAATGCATAGAATTCACATACCATATCTGGCTAAGGGGCAGCTGGTCTGGAGTACAGGTCTGCCAAGCTTCAACTTGGCCTGAAGTTTTTCAGATCAAGTGAGCTTGGAAAAAGGGCTGGAGGCTCAACCGGGTGCTGTCATCATCCCACTCCAATTGGTTCCACCACTCTTGTTCTCCTCTTATTTCCTTTATTGTGGTTGCACTTTGCCTATTGAGAGGTAGCTTCTTGAGAAGACCACACCGAGACACTTGAAGATGCTCCAGATGGGGCCATGACTCTTCTTGTCTGCAAAAGGTCCTCAGATTGGGAAGGCCATGCAAGTCTATCACCCGTAAGTTTGGAACAACAGGATCTGAAATTGAGGTGTCCCCTGAACTGTATAGGAAGAGATCACCCAGGTCCTCACAATGGCTTAAGCTGACTTCATCCAGGTTGTCTAAGCTCAGAATGAAACCACCATAAGCTAACAGATACTTTAAGCTGGGACACAAGGTCACCTCCATCACTCTCAGCCTTGAGAATCTAAGTCCAAGATGACCAACTAATTCTGAAATACTCTCCAGAAAAGTGAGATCATGAAGGTAAAGTTCTTCTAGATTTGGAAGTAGGTCATATTGGGAACCACATCCTCCTGCTGGCCGAAAGCTGGTAGCAGAATGCATAATAGTAAGTTTCTTTAAACTAGCAAAGCAATCAACCTTGCTGATGGCTAAGGTTTCAAGCATCAGATTTAGGCCCCTGCAGGAATCCAAGAACAGAGAACTTGCATTAGTTAACCACCACCCAAGAAATTCCCTCGATAGATCGAGATGACCAAAAGACATCATTCTTTCATCAAAATGCCCATGTTCATATACATCACAGATACTTAAACCCACACAGATTTTGAAGCTTTTCAGTCTTTTTATCCAGGCAATACTCTCCAAAGGACATTTGGTGCTCTGAACATTAATGTACAAACCCGTTAACTGCCTGAGATTTGCTAGCTCCTCAAATTCTGCTTGTCcatgtttttcctttcctttcataCCCCACTTGTAGTTACCTCCTCTCATGTCTAGAACCTCTAAACTAGACAACCCAGAGAAGACTCCAGCTTGAATGGTTGTCAACTGCTTGGTTCTTGATAGATGCAACTCCCTTAAGTAGCTCAATTGCTCCATCCCTTCAGGTAATTCCTTGATGTTAGTAGAGGCACAGTCAATCACTTGAAGTCTACTAAGCCCTCCTACAGGGGGTAATTCTTCAAGGAAACTGCAATTCCTTAAAAGGAGAGCACGAAGTTCACCAAGATGGACAAGGGAAAGTGGCAACCTCTGGATGCGGGTTCCAGATAGATTCAAGACTTTGAGTGCTGGAAAGCCTCGTAGGAATCCTTCTGGAACTTTTTCAAGGGGACTATTACCTTGCAGAAGTAAAGCTGATGCCTCTGGGCAGTTTATCCCACAGTCAGGCAGCCATGATATTTGGTTATTCATGAAAGAAATTCTCTTGAGAGACCTTGTAAATTTGTACTCTGATATTTTGCTCAGCCCAATTCCTGATTGAACAAGGGATTTACATTCATCCTCCAGGGAGGATGCAATCCATATAGCAACATCCCGAACAACATCATGCATTTTCACAGTGGTGTCCTTCCGGCTACCATGTTCCAACAAACAGCAGTCCTTCAAATTCTGAACCAAGGCAAATCCTCTATTGTACATAACTTCATAGCTTTGATCCTCGTCTATCAAGCCTTCCACTATCCAATATTGCACAAGCTGACTTATTTCAATTGAGAAATCCTCaggaaataaagaacaatacAGGAAACAATATTTGATGTTCATACCTTGTAGTGAGTCATAACTCCATTTCAAGGTCCGATAAACCTTATCCTCAACCCCTTCAATATTACTCGGCACAGACTTTTGCAGCTCATTCAAGGCATCCTTCCAGAGCTCAACCATTTGTTTTCCCCTCATGGATGTCGCCATGATGTTTATCGCCAACGGCAATCCAGCACATTCTTGAACAATTGCCTCTGCTAGTGGTTTAATATGTTCTAATTCAGCTACCATGCCTGCATTTTGACAAAACAATTTCCAAGCTTCATCATCAGTCAAGACATCCACTTTAACATCTTGATCAGTCTTCATCTCTCGACAAACATTCAAAGGTCGACAAGTCAATATGATCTTACCACCCTTTGTATCTTCAGGCTGTGGGACGCCTAAAGCATCCAAATCGATTCCCTTCCAAACATCATCCAGAATGAGGAGAAAACTGTCTTGCTTTCTCAGTTTCTGGAGCAATTGAATAGCTAGAGTCTGGATGCTTTCATCTTTTTTCACTTCCATCCCCAATCTCTTTGCAATATCTGTTTGGATCCTTTTCAAATCCACCTCCTTGGACACTGTACTCCATATGACCAAGCCAAAAGTGTTGTTTGGATCATTCCTGAGCTTGTTGTTCAAGTTCCTTACCAAAGTAGTCTTGCCCACGCCTCCCATACCCCAGATACCAATCCTCCTAACTCCATCATCATTCAGAAGATCCATGACTTTTTTTAAGGTTCTTGAGGCTGTGGTTTGATCTTCGATCGACGGCCCTGGTATATGCTCCACTGCTCGTTTTGCACAACTCACAGCCACTATCCTGGCAAGGCAACCCCTGGTTGTAGAATAAACACGGCTACAAAGATGTCGAGCAGCTTCTGCTATAAGTGCACCCACTATTGAAGCCACAACTTCCATTgcaaaattttggtttaaaaaaaagaaaagaaaagaaaaaaagaatacaGATGCTTACAACAATTCTGATGAAGATGGGAATTTGCAGTTCAGAATTTACAGAGAGGCTGAAAGTCTTGAACTCAATCCCAGTCTCTCAGGAATGTAATTCAAAGCTAAATTAAACACGAATAACGTCAGCCAAAAGGCTACAGGGATAAGCAttgggagaaagaaaaaaaaaaaaaaaaaattgaaggaaagaaaacaaaagaaaagagaggTGAAGATGGACTATGGTGCTTACAATGATTTTCCATGTTATCAGTTGCTGTAAagcaaaaataatgtaaatcaCAAGGCAGCAgtagggaaaggaaaaagagaaggtaGATGGCCCACCatgcttaaaattatttgtcgTCCATCATTATTGCATGTTGAATATCCACTTGCAGGTCCAGTCAACATAGGTGGAGTACTTAGACCAAATTTTGGAATGAGGTCTACAAATGATGTTCAGATTTAATAAACATTCAATTATCAATTGTCTAgtaatacaataaaaataatgataagtctaactaatatttttcttttactaatatttattttagaaaattgtaaGATGCTCTTTCCACGTGCATCCAAGTTACAATTCCATTACTTTATATGTGTAACAAAATTTTAACCGTGGGATAAACCTAAAAAGAAATGGGACTCATGgctatgtaaaaaaatataagatagagagaaataaaatttatggacTGGAACTGTTTTTTcgaatatttttctattttttagaataaaaaatcataaaaaacgtatttaataactaaaaactattttctgttcctaaaaatataaaatatagtatttttaaataatatattttaattattttctaagaattgttttaagaaataattatataaatatgtagaataattaaaaacaaaacactacatataaaaactattatataaatatataaaacaattaaaaataaaatattacatacaaaaattatttttaaatatgtccTTAAAACTTTATGTTGGTTTTGTTCCAAATCTATGAGACTAATAGAAGGAGTAGAATGGTTCCCGACCATGTTTGATCCACTCTATGATAGTCCACCATGTAAGATTCTCAAAGCTATCAAGATGGTACACATACCACATGCCTGGTCACGTGGCACTTTGTGTGGATCATGGAAGAGCTTGGTTTTGTCCTTTCTACCATTTCAATCCTAACAAGATTCTCTTTTACCCTTTCAATTCGAGGCCTTTTGGCTTCCTTTGAGGAGTgctttataaaatagttttgaaaaaacagctttttaaaattattacttaatattttataaaaaaaactaaaaaaatattttttaaaaatatctaatttcctttttgttttaattttaaataataaaaattgttttaaaatactGATGTcaaacatgatttttatttcttttttctagcGGAGTAgcaaaagaagggaaaaagaaattaaataaagtttcaaatttgaatgataaaatgatCTTTTAAACAATTGGACCCAACTAACGAGGCCTATTGAATAATGGTGCGACTTGATCCACATTGACTTTGATAGGAAGAGGATGAGGCAGAGCGATGACAAGAGCCCTTAAAAAACTGTGGTTCCATGTTCAATGATGAACCCAcaatattcataaaattcatTTCTCTTTAAGCCACTCATTTGCTTTGATATGGTCATTTTCGACTTTATATCTTCGGTCGTTTAAAAGGTTCATCCCCCATGTGACATATGCATGTATACTGCATATTTACCATGATTTGACATATTAGCTGCTCAACAGAAAGACCAGAAAGAATcttgagttttgggtcaaaatggcccatttttgaaacttaatgttgaaaatgagcacattttgaaactattgttcaaaatggCCTCTTTGATGCCATGTAGGCAccacatcattaaaaaatattttttttttcgtcattatagtgaaagccgcagttgggaaatgcggcttcatttttgcactaaagccgcagttgggaaatgcggcttcatttttgcactaaagccgcagttggcaaacgcggcttcatttttgtactaaagccgcatttgccaaacgcggcttcattttttaactaaagccgcGGTTGGCAACCGCGGctttagttcatttttatttaaatttaaaatttaattaaaaaattattaaattacaatttatgaatgaaatttaaaaatatacttaaataataaattatttatatttaaatttaaaattctagtattacttcaacaaacataaattgataaatagaagatattataaatgaatgttttatttattaataaattaataatcttaaaataataaatttatataacatataaataatatataaaattgtataatttattaatttaaaatatttaatttgttaatttttaagatattaatttatttatattatgataaatttatctttatcgaaataatagtatagtagttaataactgagatttcaattataatattttttttttactttccaatttaattaaaaactattaaatcacaatttatgattgaaatttaaaaaatatacttaaataaaaaattatttatatttaaacttaaaaatatagtattacttcaacaaacataaattaataaatagaagatattataaatgaatgttttatttattaataaattaataatcttaaaataataaatttatataacatataaataatatataaaattgtataatttattaatttaagatatttaatttgttaatttttaagatattaatttatttatattatgataaatttatctttatcgaaataatagtatagtagttaataactgagatttcaattataatattttttttacttttaaatttaattaaaaactattaaattacaatttatgattgaaattttaaaaatatacttaaataaaaaattatttatatttaaacttaaaaatctagtattatttcaacaaatataaattgataaatagaagatattataaatgaatatttgatttattaataaattaataatcttaaaataataaatttatataacatataaataatatataaaattgtataatttattaatttaagatatttaatttgttaatttttaagatattaatttatttatattatgataaatttatctttatcaaaataatagtataaataaataatttttaattaagtatattttttaaatttcaatcataaattgtgatttaatagtttttaattaaattggaaagtaaaaaaaaaattataattgaaatctcagttattaactactatactattatttcgataaagataaatttatcataatataaataaattaatatcttaaaaattaacaaattaaatattttaaattaataaattatacaattttatatattatttatatgttatataaatttattattttaagattattaatttattaataaataaaacattcatttataatatcttctatttatcaatttatatttgttgaagtaatactagaattttaaatttaaatataaataatttattatttaagtatatttttaaatttcattcataaattgtaatttaataattttttaattaaattttaaatttaaataaaaatgaactaaagCCGCGGTTGCCAACCgcggctttagttaaaaaatgaagccgcatTTGGCAAATgcggctttagtacaaaaaAGAAGCCGCGTttgccaactgcggctttagtgcaaaaatgaagccgcatttcccaactgcggctttagtgcaaaaatgaagccgcgtttcccaactgcggctttcactataatgacgaaaaaaaaaaattttgaatgatgTGATGCCTACGTGGCATCAAGGAGGccattttgaacaatagtttcaaaatgtgcccattttcaacattaagtttcaaaaatgggtcattttgacccaaaactcaaaAATCTTCGCTGAAGTAGTTGCTGGACATGGGAGCATTGGGTTCAATGTGAATGCGACGGgagaattaaaaactaattttgagacaatttttattaaacaaagaattgttattaaaaacaatttttaaaatttttttatgaaatgattTCTTGGATTcctctaaaaacatttttatgaatttttattaaaaagaatactTTCTCaaacattaattttattaaaacatgattGTTGaagagtttattttattaaaacaaaatttttgaataaaactaaatagaaataaggaaagaaaatgtaCATCCAAGCCTAGTTAATGTTCTCCTTTTACTTAGGTTTCATGTCCCAATTATAACTTTCCtcaatctttttttcttctatgaaATTCGATCAATATATGAGTAGTGGAATGAGCTACAAATCTATATAAGAATAGTGGAAtgaactaaatataaaaaaatgtacaaaacttccgaaaacaatatttaaattaatgaaataaaccTCACCATAAAATGGATTCAAATTAGTAAATAAAGTAG
This window contains:
- the LOC117909293 gene encoding disease resistance protein At4g27190-like isoform X1, whose translation is MEVVASIVGALIAEAARHLCSRVYSTTRGCLARIVAVSCAKRAVEHIPGPSIEDQTTASRTLKKVMDLLNDDGVRRIGIWGMGGVGKTTLVRNLNNKLRNDPNNTFGLVIWSTVSKEVDLKRIQTDIAKRLGMEVKKDESIQTLAIQLLQKLRKQDSFLLILDDVWKGIDLDALGVPQPEDTKGGKIILTCRPLNVCREMKTDQDVKVDVLTDDEAWKLFCQNAGMVAELEHIKPLAEAIVQECAGLPLAINIMATSMRGKQMVELWKDALNELQKSVPSNIEGVEDKVYRTLKWSYDSLQGMNIKYCFLYCSLFPEDFSIEISQLVQYWIVEGLIDEDQSYEVMYNRGFALVQNLKDCCLLEHGSRKDTTVKMHDVVRDVAIWIASSLEDECKSLVQSGIGLSKISEYKFTRSLKRISFMNNQISWLPDCGINCPEASALLLQGNSPLEKVPEGFLRGFPALKVLNLSGTRIQRLPLSLVHLGELRALLLRNCSFLEELPPVGGLSRLQVIDCASTNIKELPEGMEQLSYLRELHLSRTKQLTTIQAGVFSGLSSLEVLDMRGGNYKWGMKGKEKHGQAEFEELANLRQLTGLYINVQSTKCPLESIAWIKRLKSFKICVGLSICDVYEHGHFDERMMSFGHLDLSREFLGWWLTNASSLFLDSCRGLNLMLETLAISKVDCFASLKKLTIMHSATSFRPAGGCGSQYDLLPNLEELYLHDLTFLESISELVGHLGLRFSRLRVMEVTLCPSLKYLLAYGGFILSLDNLDEVSLSHCEDLGDLFLYSSGDTSISDPVVPNLRVIDLHGLPNLRTFCRQEESWPHLEHLQVSRCGLLKKLPLNRQSATTIKEIRGEQEWWNQLEWDDDSTRLSLQPFFQAHLI
- the LOC117909293 gene encoding disease resistance protein At4g27190-like isoform X3; the encoded protein is MEVVASIVGALIAEAARHLCSRVYSTTRGCLARIVAVSCAKRAVEHIPGPSIEDQTTASRTLKKVMDLLNDDGVRRIGIWGMGGVGKTTLVRNLNNKLRNDPNNTFGLVIWSTVSKEVDLKRIQTDIAKRLGMEVKKDESIQTLAIQLLQKLRKQDSFLLILDDVWKGIDLDALGVPQPEDTKGGMVAELEHIKPLAEAIVQECAGLPLAINIMATSMRGKQMVELWKDALNELQKSVPSNIEGVEDKVYRTLKWSYDSLQGMNIKYCFLYCSLFPEDFSIEISQLVQYWIVEGLIDEDQSYEVMYNRGFALVQNLKDCCLLEHGSRKDTTVKMHDVVRDVAIWIASSLEDECKSLVQSGIGLSKISEYKFTRSLKRISFMNNQISWLPDCGINCPEASALLLQGNSPLEKVPEGFLRGFPALKVLNLSGTRIQRLPLSLVHLGELRALLLRNCSFLEELPPVGGLSRLQVIDCASTNIKELPEGMEQLSYLRELHLSRTKQLTTIQAGVFSGLSSLEVLDMRGGNYKWGMKGKEKHGQAEFEELANLRQLTGLYINVQSTKCPLESIAWIKRLKSFKICVGLSICDVYEHGHFDERMMSFGHLDLSREFLGWWLTNASSLFLDSCRGLNLMLETLAISKVDCFASLKKLTIMHSATSFRPAGGCGSQYDLLPNLEELYLHDLTFLESISELVGHLGLRFSRLRVMEVTLCPSLKYLLAYGGFILSLDNLDEVSLSHCEDLGDLFLYSSGDTSISDPVVPNLRVIDLHGLPNLRTFCRQEESWPHLEHLQVSRCGLLKKLPLNRQSATTIKEIRGEQEWWNQLEWDDDSTRLSLQPFFQAHLI
- the LOC117909293 gene encoding disease resistance protein At4g27190-like isoform X2, with the protein product MEVVASIVGALIAEAARHLCSRVYSTTRGCLARIVAVSCAKRAVEHIPGPSIEDQTTASRTLKKVMDLLNDDGVRRIGIWGMGGVGKTTLVRNLNNKLRNDPNNTFGLVIWSTVSKEVDLKRIQTDIAKRLGMEVKKDESIQTLAIQLLQKLRKQDSFLLILDDVWKGIDLDALGVPQPEDTKGGKIILTCRPLNVCREMKTDQDVKVDVLTDDEAWKLFCQNAGMVAELEHIKPLAEAIVQECAGLPLAINIMATSMRGKQMVELWKDALNELQKSVPSNIEGVEDKVYRTLKWSYDSLQVEGLIDEDQSYEVMYNRGFALVQNLKDCCLLEHGSRKDTTVKMHDVVRDVAIWIASSLEDECKSLVQSGIGLSKISEYKFTRSLKRISFMNNQISWLPDCGINCPEASALLLQGNSPLEKVPEGFLRGFPALKVLNLSGTRIQRLPLSLVHLGELRALLLRNCSFLEELPPVGGLSRLQVIDCASTNIKELPEGMEQLSYLRELHLSRTKQLTTIQAGVFSGLSSLEVLDMRGGNYKWGMKGKEKHGQAEFEELANLRQLTGLYINVQSTKCPLESIAWIKRLKSFKICVGLSICDVYEHGHFDERMMSFGHLDLSREFLGWWLTNASSLFLDSCRGLNLMLETLAISKVDCFASLKKLTIMHSATSFRPAGGCGSQYDLLPNLEELYLHDLTFLESISELVGHLGLRFSRLRVMEVTLCPSLKYLLAYGGFILSLDNLDEVSLSHCEDLGDLFLYSSGDTSISDPVVPNLRVIDLHGLPNLRTFCRQEESWPHLEHLQVSRCGLLKKLPLNRQSATTIKEIRGEQEWWNQLEWDDDSTRLSLQPFFQAHLI